The nucleotide sequence gacattgcagccggtGAGTGACTGATATACAAATAATCATAAATAAtgactcattattatttgtaagtcagtcacaatttacccatgataaATCACGGTTTTGACGCTCTCGAACAAGGCCAAAGTGTCTTATGTAACCTTTCCAGGAGTTTGGTCGTGGCTCTGGAGTGGATTGCAGACGTCATGTTCAGAAGGCCAATGCCAGGCGTGGAGAGATACTTGAAGAGCAGGACCAGAAAGCCTGGTCACGATGGTAACTCTTCTGATATTTTAAATGTTGGAGGGGAAAAAAGCATCACTCTCACCACTGTGTACTTCACCCTGACAGGAAGCAAGCAGCGTACAGCGCATCACATTTCAGCCCTATGATTTGCATTACTGAATTTAAATAGGCCTAGGCAGAAATGGAAGTCAAAAGATTATTACTGTGGAATGTATTTATCTGTATACACTGCCACTCCTGTTTGGGTGGTGTGAGAAGACTTGGATCCACGTATGCCCTGTATGTCATTTCCCCCTAGCTTAACTTCCAGGTGCAGTGCAAAATGTGTGCTTAAATGAACTATATCATGCTATGTCTCTTTATTATTTGTGATAGGGAGGAGGTGGATGATGTGGCTGAAGAAGAGGTTGTAGAAAAAGCTCAGGAGTGTTGTGACCAGAATGTGAGTTCCCACCATTGTTATTGCCCATCACTTTTTTGGGACACAAACAAATGTATTTGACACAGTCAATTGAATGTAGGCATGGGCAGTTGGGCACAAACTGAACATGCAGTTTTAGGGCAGCAGCCCGAACCAATAATCCATGTTGTCCATTTAATGTCATAAGAAAACATTGTTTACCATTCAAAATACCGGTAAATAAATAATTGTATACCTGTAGGCAGAAGAGGCTAATGGGAGTCGCTGGAGTAAATACCTGCAGACGAGCGATGAAGGGGCGGGTCAAGAACAGGCTGAGGAAGAGAATGTTTACATGGACAGAAACCATCTCCAAGGCAACATAAATGTCAGGTATGCCCATGACTCATGTCAGGCTAATTATTTTGTTATGTCTGTACAAGTTTGTGCCTAAACAGTGGCCTACATGTCCCCCACTGTTGTCTCCACCCTCCTGATTCTCAATAACACCAGTGTCATCTGAGGATCAATTGGCCACCATTCTAAAACACTGATCCAAAACCATACCTGAGTAACCAGCAGCACCACTCATCATTGTCAAAGTTGACTATTCAGTCCACTTTAATGTGATTGTTTATTTTCTGTAAAAATAACTTCTAACCCTTCTCTATATGACAACCTGTGTTTAGATTGAGCATAGGTATTTGTGACAGCATGGATTATTGTGGCCCaacagaaagaggaagagaggtagaggggagaaTGAGGGGAGGGGATATCACAGTGGAGAAGAGGACACCATGCCTCCTACACAAGGCTGGAGGACGAAAGGGAAGTCAGCTAATGTAAGCAGCTAAAGCTAATTCATACCAGCACATGTCCAAGCAGTCTGTACCTTGTATGTACTAACTAATATGCTTTCTCTGGTTCGCTTTTTACCACAGCCGCCACAACACAACAGACCCCCCAGCTCATTGGCCCCTGTACAGTGGTCTCCCAAACAGTCAACTCCCTGCAGACCACCAGTCCCAGCTTACAGCAAACCCCATACTGTAATTGAACCACCCTCAACTACCAGCAGCAAACTCTCTTCAACCTCAGTCCCCTACAGAGCAAATGCAGCGACGACCTCGCAACCTTCTGGATCCTCGGGTACTGCAGTGTCACAGACCTCCAAATGGGCCCAGTTCCTAACTGCCTCTCCTGAGGAAGATGAGACCAACTGGAGTGGTAGTACAACGCATATGGAGTTCCAAACCGCTGGTTCAATGTTCTCAAATGTGGTGCTCAAACACCAGAACTATATAAAAGCCTCTTTTGGACAACCGGCCTGTAGTGGTATTTCCAAATTGGCTGGGCTAGGTGGGGGTAGTGGTTTTCTGGGGAAGAGCACCAGGAAGACATTTGATAGGCTGAAGTCGACTATCCCCCATTATGGATTTGGGCAGGCTGCCGAGAGCGAAGGAGGTCCTGCCCATATGACGTTACCGGAGGAGAGCGAAGCACCAGTCTGTCATCAGCCCCCGCCCACCAAGCACCCATGCCCTACCCTCTCTCTGGGGACCCTGTTCTACACGGATGACGACTTTGATGACACTTTTTAAAAGCCATGTAATGGTTGCTCTTTTTTTGTGCATCTATATACGAAGTGGCCTACTCTGTCAACAAGTCTGAATATTTTGTAATTAACATTTAATGCATTAATCTCTGGATTTTGTCTAATAGTTCATGGTTGCAATAAATGATTAAACAATAAATGATTAAACGAGACAGTATGAAAATCCAATGACAATACAGTTTCTTTGCAGAAGTATTTTATTGTCTTGACATGGGGAGAAATGTTAGACAGTCATGATTCACACCTTTCACTTGATCCTGTTGACACAGATAATGGACATGACAGTTTATACGTCTGGCAATAATAACACTAAATAATAAGTAAGAATCGTAACTTGATTAATCGACAACTTGCTTAGTACTTGCTCGAGTTAATATTCTATATTACTCCTTTTTTCAATCCAATTTAAAAATGAACCCATGTATCTGTTAACGCTGAGTTAAACAGTTATAGAAAGTAAATTATTAAGATAAATACCTGATTAGTAAATCCTTTATACTTGTGTCAGTACAATAGATATTTTCCATTACATATTCAGATCTAATAGACTATTATTGCTTGAGGTACTAATTGCCAGAGAGATGTGAAGAGGCAGTATTGGTGAAATGGCTATGATAGGGGGATGGAGGAGTGGTGTGCCTCATGGTTCTTTGTTTAGGCCCCTTTACTTCTGGGGGGGTTTGGAGTAGTGGATGGTGTCCAGGGCGGCCCCAACATCGCAGTCCTTGGTGTGGAGAAGACGGGTGAGCCAGCCACCCTCGTCTGTGAAGCCCATGGACAGCATCTGGGACAGCGACTCCACCAGGCGTGGGTCTGCATCTGGACACAGTGGAGGGTCAATCGCTGATGTAAGTAACTTCTACTAGTCAATACTACTGTACCAGGTGTAGTCAGGGATATAAGAACCTTGAGCTAAAATCACAACTATGACACCTATCCCTAACTGAAGCCACAACTCAGGATTTAACTACCACTGACTGAAGTGGTTACTACTAGCAAGGAGGATAAGGAATCACTACAACTATTACTAGGGATGGAGGATATGAGAATTCTCAAACTATCGTACCTTGAGGCAAGTGGGGGTAGGCTGCGGCCTCAGCGAGAGTGAGGGACTTCAGTGGTTCCTGTGAGGGACCCTGGGAAGTGGTGAGGGACCCTAGGGCTTCCAGTGAGCCCTCATCACCCACCCTGAGAGACTGGAGCTCTCCTGTAGAGGGGTCCACCTCCTTGGAGGTCACGTGAGTCCATTCCTCGTCACCGCTGCCCCCGGCGTCTTTACCACCCTGCACATAGAGAGATACATCATTTAACAACACAAACCATCTCTGACAGGCAATTTTATTCTTCACCATTAACTGATTAAGTATCATTCATTAAAatgaaacagattttttttacttTGATTATCAAGTAATTAAGCTGTAAAGCAGCATGTCATACCTTAGCCAAACCACTGGCGCTCCCCAGGCTGCTCAGCTCGTCCACCTCCATGTCTCCCTCGTTCGCCCCTGCTCCCTCAGACCCCCCTGTCCCGTTGTCACTCCTAGCACCGGGGTGGCCTCCTGACCCAGGTGGGGTCGGGTTGGGGGTCATCACCTTGGTCCTCTTCCCCTCGTGCTCCACGTCAATATCCACATCGATACCTGCAGGCAACAGAGATAAGTAAGCAATTTCAGTACATTCAAATTTAGAGTAGTCGGTAGATTTCTAATAATGGATTGATaaatgattacatttttttatatggCACTTTTCACTTGGTCTTACCCAGTGGGCTAAGCATGGCTGCCACCCCTTCTCCAATGTTCTTCAGGTAATCCATATTGGCCTGGGACTGCTGTGAGGAAGCAGATGAGGAATCAGAGGATGGCTGACTGTCCTCGGGGGCCGCCTGGCCTGGCTGGGACCCAGAGGTACCAGGCTGGGCCTGGCTTTGGGCCTGGCTTTGGGCCTGAGCCCACATGCAGTGTCTCATCTTCCGCATCCACTTCCCACGAGGGAAACACTGTGTAGAAGAACAAGATCAAACTATAGAGGCCATTTTTCTCTCCCTAACCACACAGATATGTCCCTTCTGTTTTTTGGGAGAAAAAAACCCAAACACTTTCAATGGAGTTTTAAATTGCTCAGATGTGTATCTGCAAGTATATCCACTTTAAAACATAAGAAATAAACATGTGTCTTACCTCAAATGTGTTGTTGAAGGGGTACCAGATGGGTAGGAGGACGTGCTCCTTGTGGAGCCCCTTGGCCTGACACGGGGAACATAGGTCGTAGTTGGAGCACACAGTGCACTTGAAACGGGTCCCCGCCACCGGGCCCTCACATTCATCACAGGTCACGTTGGGGTGCACCATGGGGGGCCCGTGAGGCCCATGACCATGAGGTGGTGGGCCATGGGGTGGAGGGGGTCCCATATGGGGTGCTCCAGGGTGAGGGGGGAAGGCAAAAGGAGGGACACCGCCCGGGAAGGCAAAAGCAGGGAACTCACGCCTGTGCTCCTTCTTCTCTGTAAGGGAAAGAAAAAAAGGATATGCGGGTAGGTATTAATAACTACAATGTTTCAGTAACAATGAGAATGCTATGTCATTATAATAGTGGTAATGATGACTTAGTGCATTACacatataataataataccaGACCGATTAATctttatatattatatttaaaAATGCACCATCTTTGATCACAAAAGACTCACCCTTGATGAAGAGGCGGAAGGTGTCGTCCTTGATGCAGGTGAGGCCCATGATGAGCTCATCGTCGGTGGAGAAGGCGATCATGTCACCGTCCTCGTCTGGGTACAAGGGAAACAAAAAAGACAATACGTTGTCACACACTGATCTCACGTGTTTCACAAGCCATTGTTTGCTGTCAGCTCCTTATCCAGGCCAGATGATTAGATAATAGCAGTATGAGTTCACTAGTAAGGAAATCTGTCTACAGCTTATCCTCACTGGCTTGTTTTATTTGAAACAGAGGTCAAGGGAATACTGTTGTTACAAAGGTGTTGTGCTCAGACCCACACATTTGTCAAGTTCCAGTTCAGTTATTGGTTATTGAAAATCGCCAAATGTTTTCAATACATTCATGTCATGTATTGGAAAACAATTCATTTCCTGGTTTGACTGAGTTgtaatggaattgaccccaaccctgatgccCAATATGGAAAACATCAATTGTGTGATGTGGTACCAGTCAATAATACTACTGTATGAAATTGGTCAACTTTGATTCCCTTCTTGGGAGGAGAGCTCTTACAGAATTTGATCTTTTTTTTTCTCTGGGTTAATGCCATCTGTTGCTAAGTCACCGTTAtatcccatatatatatataaataaaagtcCACTATGAACTGATGGTAGGCCTACAGGTAGGGCGAGCTCAGAGAAATGTAGTACAACAGGTATACATCATTGCATGTATGACATACATGTAATAGAGCATATTTGCTGCTCACTCTCGATCTGACATTCACTATGAAATGCAATGTCAAATGTAGACTTCAATAATGTTCTGTGTACCAGTTCTATCAGATTTTTTCTGGTGCATAAAGACAAATTGTCATCTTGAGATCTATACTTTTATTCGTCAAGCTCCCTCCTGTTATTGAAGCTTTCAGTCAGCAGATTATTTcgcttaacttcttgacgcacttTGGTCTAGGCCTATGACACGACATTAATCAGTTGATAGGCCTACTCAAGTAAACTAGGTAGTAAAGTGCGCAATAACTTTACTGTAGTCGTTAATTACTTTGTCGGGCGCGATGTTATGGAATATTACAACAAAATTACTGCCAGAAATATTTATGACAATAACACGATCGAAAACACTGTACCATAGGCCTATAATGAAACACTGACAGTATAGGCTTACCTTTGTAAAACATTTGGTAGGGGACATTTCGCAGTGTTGAGAAAACATCAACAACCTTTCGATTCAAATACTCAAAACTCGTTGAAACATCTTGGTCGACAGCAAAGCGACGAATTTCTTTCGATATGTGTTCCTTCCCAAGGAGATAGGCTTTCACGGTCATAGACATAGTCGAGTCTTCTCACGACTTACTTTCAGCCCaattttcgctgtaaaatatgtGTTGCGCAGTTAAAATGTTAAAGGCCGGCTCCACTGTAAGCTAGCTGTCAGTGCGTCTCGCTGTTCTGGGTACAGTTCCGCGTATGAACCTTAATACGACGGCTGGTGTAATATTTATACGTCGGTCTAGCCAATCACAAGGGTTTGGTGCGGCATCGGGGGGAAGTCCACCGTCCTAAATGACAAAGCTCTATTCGCCTTCTGTTATTGTGAGCAAAAGGCAAGGTAATGTAAACAAATGGGTGGGACGCGACGCCAAAGGGTAAAATGGAAGGCCGAGGTATGACAAGGCACTTTCCATACGGGAATTTCCCGCGTGCAGACTGGTCTCAGACTAGACGTAACACAATACATGTAAATCTAGAATAATCTAATTACTATATGTTACATTTGATATGGTTACAGAAGATAGAGtgggtggttggttggttgtAATAACgggaacatctagcaacccaaaggttgtgtgttcaaatcCCATCACGGACAATTTTAGCAGCTACTTgacaactacttagcatgttagctaacccttcccctaacctaaccctttaacctaactcctaaccttataACCCCTAAACCCTAGTGCTAGCTAGAGTTAGTCACCTACCTAAAGTTAGcgacaacaaattggaatttgtaacatgtCATATGTTTTGTAAATAAGTAACATATTTTAccaattgtaattcgtaacatatcatacgaaatggatgatagacaaccacaaattaatacattccATACGTGCCTCGGATTTATATATAGAATAATACGAACTGCTCTGAGACCATGTTGCAGAGTGAGATCAGCGTCATCGTACCATAATTTAACTGGACTGAGCTCTAGACTTGTAGAGCACCTGTGCCAGGACTTTAAACATTTTGACCTCGATTACTACTTGATATTTGAAGAGGGGGTTTACGGATATTTATAGTCTGTCAAAATAGTCAACATTGGATTCCCATAGCCTGGACCAACTCTATTACTGTTATTTAGTCATATAAAATTGTGAGGAATATATTTGGTTTAAGTCAGAGAGCTAGACTACTGTAGGCAGCTATCCACATTGTAAATTCATATGCAGGTGGGCTAATAAAAAGACCATGACCATACACTTTGTTCTAGTGCCCTAAAAGACCTAGGCTATAAGGAGATGTGCCCAACTTATAAAGCTATGTGCCCTATACTTGTGTTGTGTGTAGAATAAATTGGTTGATTTGGCCTACTTTGACAAAGAGCATTATTAAACCAAGACATGAGATAATATATGTTTAATAGGATAATATATCACTATTATTTTCAATACATCTACTAAAAGCATCTAGGCTAGACACAAttaggtaggtagcctagtggttagagcgttggatcagtaaccgtaaaggttgacagatcgaatccccaagctgacaaggtaaaaatctgtcagtctgcccctgaacaaggcactgctCCTAGGCCATccgtgtaaataagaatttgttcttaactgatttgcctagttcaataaaaaaGTATATTAGTTTATGTAGGCAGTAttttatatatttaactaggcaagtcaggtgaGAACAAATTAACTGTCTTTTTCAGGGGCAGATCAACAGATtcctgtcagctcggggatttgatctagcaaccttttaggttactggcccagcgccctaaccacgaggctacctacccactaggctacctagccCAGCCAATAGGAAAATTATCAAATATAGGCCTATGATTATTACACCTTCAAGGTGATATGTTGTGTCAGGCAATGGTTCAATGCACTTTATTGCTCAGAACATATTCAACCAAAGTGGTGTGTCTGGTGATCTGTGTGAAAGAGAGTTGTCATCAATTACCACACCCACAAaatcaaaattggctatattgtagaaattaattttaaaaatgtgcaTTTGGTAATCCGTAGAAAGTGCAGGATGCTTCTAGAAACAGATATAGACACTAGATCAAATCTGTTTATGGCCCAGTGACTATGTTGTCATAATAATTCATGATCgttactagttaccacagccacaaagttgtAATTATGGCTAAATCACGCCCATTTATAAAATGTATCTTCATAAAATCTAATTTTAAACCAAATCATATGCCTAacccttaaattaagaccaaacaGCACGTCTGTTTTCATGAATCTTTACCATATCGCCTAGACAGTTttaactttgtggctgtggtaactagtgacaaccgtGAAAGAACGACACATTTCGTCTCACCCTCACTTCCTGCCTTTTGGTGGTGCTCCGTCACCTGATTCTCATGTCCCATGATCGCTTTATCAAACTGGGGATTTTTCTTCGCGCGTTTAGTAATCCGTAGAAAACGCAGGATGCTTCTAGAAACAGATATAGAGACTAGATCAAATCTGTTTATGGGCCGATGACTATGTTGTCATAATAATTCATGGATCTCAACATTTAAATATCTGGATTACTGACATCAAGACTATTCATTTACATTAGTTGTGGTATGACTATTGTGTTGTGCCTTGACAAGTCTTATTCATTGTCACTCAATTTGTCCAATGAATCTATAATTATTACCAATATGCTCAAATGACCATGCTCATAACTTTAAGAATATCCTATGAATGTGACTATATTGAAATGTTCTATGATTGTCATGGTTATTTTACGACTATGGTGAATAATTGTCATATGATCATAAATTGTGGGGTGTACGCACGCACGACTAGCCTACTGGCCAGAGGGTTGTCACTAATtatcacagccacaaagtcaaaattgcctATATTGtataaattcatgaaaacaaaaatttgcTTTTTGTTCCTAATTTAAGGtgagggttaggcataaggttagcagtgtgtttaaggtttaaaatcatattttaagaagatacattgtAGAAATAGACGGGGTTTAGCCTTAATAACAAAATATGGTCGTTACTAGTTGCCACAGCCACAAAGTTGTAATTATGGCTAAACCACGCCCATTATAAAATGTATCTTCTCACCATCTAATTCTAAACCTAATCTTATGCccaaccttaaattaagaccaaacaGCACATttgtgttttcatgaatttttacaatatagcctagACGGTTttaactttgtggctgtggtaaccagTGACAACCGTGAAAGAACCGTGAAACACCCTCACTTCCTGCCTTTTGGTGGTGCTCCGTCATCTGATTCTCATGTCCCATGATCGCTTTATCAAACTGGGGATTTTTTTCGCGCGTTTAGTAATCCGTAGAAAGCGCAGGATGCTTCTAGAAACAGATATAGACACTAGATCCAATCTGTTTATGGGCCGATGACTATGTTGTCATAATAATTCATGGATCTCAACCATTAAATCTCTGGATTAAGTCTTATTCATTGTCACTCAATTTGTCCAATGAATCAATCACTATTACCATTATGCTCAAATGAAAATGCCAATAACTTTAAGAATATCCTATGAATGTGAAGATATTGAAATGTTGCAAAGTTCTATGATTGAACTAGATGATGATCATGATGTtgctgctgatgatgatgatgatatatcCATTGTCATGGTTATTTTAGGACTATGGCGAGTAATTGTCTTCTGGTCGTAAATGGTGGGATGATCGCACGCACGACTGGCCTGCGATGTGGCATGCGTAAAGTTCTCCTTTCACCGCTAGATGATAGCATTTCTCCACGAACCTAAGGCCTGCCACATGGCACGCATATAATATTATTGAATGCCAGGGACCTGTTGTAATTGCAGGATATTGCTGAGAATTGTTAGAAGTTCCCTCACAGAGATGTTTCACTTGTACATTTAGCCTATGCATAGCCTTCCCCTGGCAATTTGTGGCAAATGTGCAAAATGATTGATGTTTCTTCTTTCTCATTGAAATAAGCACATTTGCTTTGCAGATATTATTCACGATTTTTATAATGGAGAATTTATCAAAACGAAAATATTTAGGCCTAGCCAACGTTGCGGATAGACAACGTGTACTGTTTGATAGTTGCCTGGTATTGCACAATTCTCATTTTGAAAATTCAACATTAAATAGTTGACAGTAGTACTATCACCACCTACCCAAGAGGTACGAATTGCAGGCTTAGTCGATATGaagaaagtaaaaaatatatatattaattacCTGCGCTAAAAAGATAACTATATTGGTCTGCTAATAcagttttggtacccttccccagatctgtgcctcaacgcAATCCtgtcgacatcatggcttggtttttgttctgagatgcactgtcaactctgggacattatagagacaggtgtgtgcctttctaaataatgtccaatcaattgaatttaccacaggtggactccaatcaagttgtagaaacatctcaaggataataaatggaaacaggatgcacctgagctcaatttcgagtctcatagagaagggtctgtatacttattGTAAATAAGGTAATTCTATTTTTtactaaaaaaatgttttttgctttatcattatgggcattgtgtgtatattgatgaggaaaacatatatttgatccattttaggataaaaagggaagggtctgaatactttacaaatgcactatatacactatcattcaaaagtttggggtcacttagaaatgtccttgtttttgaaagaaaagtacactttttgtccattaaaataacatcaaattgatcagaaatacagtgttaatgttgtaaatgactattgtagctggaaacggctgatttttaatggaatatctacataggcgtacagaggcccattatcagcaaccatcactcctatgttccaatggcacattgtgttagctaatccaagtttatcattttaaaaggcaaattgatcattagaaaacccttctgcaattatgttagcacagctgaaaactgttgttctgattaaagaagcaataaaactggccttctttagactggttgagtatctggagcatcagcatttgtgggttcgattacaggctcaaaatggccagaaacaaagaactttcttctgaaacttgtcagtctattcttgttctgagaaatgaaggctatttcatgcgagaaattgccaagaaactgaagatctggttcaaccctgtgtactactcccttcacagaacagtgcaaactggctctaaccagaatataaagaggagtgggaggccccggtgcacaactgagcaagaggacaagtacattagagtggctagtttgagaaacagatgcttcACAAGTTCTTAACTGGCAGctccattaaatagtacccgcaaaacaccagtctcaacagtgaagaggtaaCTCCGGGGTGAtggccttccaggcagagttcCACTGGACAGTGTCTGtggcccatcttaatcttttctttttattggccagtctgagatatggctttttatttgcaactctgcctagaaggccagcatctcggagtcgcctcttcactcttccttcctgagcggtatgacggctgtgtggacccatggtgtttatacttgcgtactgttgtttgtacagatgaacgtgttaccttcaggcgtttggaaattgttcccaaggatgaaccagacttttattttattttttatttttttcataggtcttggctgatttcttttgattttcccatgatgtcaagcaaagaggcactgtgtttgaatgtaggccttgaaacacgtccagaggtacacctccaattgactcaaattatgtcaattagcctatcagaagcttctaaagccatgacatcattttctggaactgttcaagctgtttaaaggcacagtcaacttagtgtatgtaaacttctgacccactggaattgtgatacagtgaattataagtgaaataatctgtctgtaaacaattgctggaaaaatgacttgtgtcatgcacaaagtagatgtcctaaccgacttgccaaaactatagtttgttaacaagaaatttgtggagtggttgaaaaaatagttttaatgactccaacctaagtgtatgtatacttccgacttcaactgtatgtatgtgtatatatatatatatatacagttgaagtcggaagtttacatacatatacatatatacacagtaccagtattttgactattttctaagttgtagaataatagtgaaaacatcaacactatgaaaaaacacatatggaatcatgtagaaaccaaaaaagtgttaaataaatcaaaatatattttagattttggattcttcaaagtagccaccctttgccttgatgacagttttgcacactcttggcattctctcaaccagtttcatgaggtagtcacctggaatgcatttcaattaacaggtgtgccttgttaaagtacagttgtggaatttctttccttaatgtgtttgagccaatcaattgtgttgtgaaaaggtatacagaagatagccctatttggtaaaagttcatattatgacaagaacagctcaaataagcaaagagaaacgacagtgcatcattattttaagacataaaggtcagtcaattcggaaaattttaagaactttgaaagtttcttcaagtgcagttgcaaaaaccattacgcgctatgatgaaactggctctcatgaggaccgccacaggaaaggaagacccagacttacctctactgcagaggataggttcattagagttaactgcacctcagattgtagcccaaatgaatgcttcagagttcaagtaacaggcacatctcaccatcaactgttcagaggagactgtgaatcagaccttcatggttgaattgctgcaaagaaaccactactaaaggataccaataataataagagacttgcttgtgccaagaaatacgagcaatggacattagaccggtggaaatctgtcctttggtctgatgagtccaaatttgagatttttggttccacccgccgtgtctttgtgagatgcagagtaggtgaacagatga is from Salvelinus namaycush isolate Seneca chromosome 17, SaNama_1.0, whole genome shotgun sequence and encodes:
- the LOC120062255 gene encoding MRN complex-interacting protein isoform X1; its protein translation is MVQEFHVLRCCSCQTYQVQQVKKSKKWNCKLCGEKQSVIKEFGRGSGVDCRRHVQKANARRGEILEEQDQKAWSRWEEVDDVAEEEVVEKAQECCDQNAEEANGSRWSKYLQTSDEGAGQEQAEEENVYMDRNHLQGNINVRKRKRGRGENEGRGYHSGEEDTMPPTQGWRTKGKSANPPQHNRPPSSLAPVQWSPKQSTPCRPPVPAYSKPHTVIEPPSTTSSKLSSTSVPYRANAATTSQPSGSSGTAVSQTSKWAQFLTASPEEDETNWSGSTTHMEFQTAGSMFSNVVLKHQNYIKASFGQPACSGISKLAGLGGGSGFLGKSTRKTFDRLKSTIPHYGFGQAAESEGGPAHMTLPEESEAPVCHQPPPTKHPCPTLSLGTLFYTDDDFDDTF
- the sqstm1 gene encoding sequestosome-1, which translates into the protein MSMTVKAYLLGKEHISKEIRRFAVDQDVSTSFEYLNRKVVDVFSTLRNVPYQMFYKDEDGDMIAFSTDDELIMGLTCIKDDTFRLFIKEKKEHRREFPAFAFPGGVPPFAFPPHPGAPHMGPPPPHGPPPHGHGPHGPPMVHPNVTCDECEGPVAGTRFKCTVCSNYDLCSPCQAKGLHKEHVLLPIWYPFNNTFECFPRGKWMRKMRHCMWAQAQSQAQSQAQPGTSGSQPGQAAPEDSQPSSDSSSASSQQSQANMDYLKNIGEGVAAMLSPLGIDVDIDVEHEGKRTKVMTPNPTPPGSGGHPGARSDNGTGGSEGAGANEGDMEVDELSSLGSASGLAKGGKDAGGSGDEEWTHVTSKEVDPSTGELQSLRVGDEGSLEALGSLTTSQGPSQEPLKSLTLAEAAAYPHLPQDADPRLVESLSQMLSMGFTDEGGWLTRLLHTKDCDVGAALDTIHYSKPPQK
- the LOC120062255 gene encoding MRN complex-interacting protein isoform X2, whose product is MVQEFHVLRCCSCQTYQVQQVKKSKKWNCKLCGEKQSVIKEFGRGSGVDCRRHVQKANARRGEILEEQDQKAWSRWEEVDDVAEEEVVEKAQECCDQNAEEANGSRWSKYLQTSDEGAGQEQAEEENVYMDRNHLQGNINVRLSIGICDSMDYCGPTERGREVEGRMRGGDITVEKRTPCLLHKAGGRKGSQLIRHNTTDPPAHWPLYSGLPNSQLPADHQSQLTANPIL